The proteins below are encoded in one region of Segatella copri:
- a CDS encoding LytTR family DNA-binding domain-containing protein, producing MEEYLIISNANFLLRVASEQIAYVCSEGSYCNLRLTNGDEYTFSFNLVVFEKKIVEQLAQTAHFFARVGRNYIINSQHIFSINLNTSELILYNERFCEKFTLHVSKEPLKQLKALLDNSIKS from the coding sequence ATGGAAGAATATCTCATCATATCAAATGCCAACTTCTTGCTCAGAGTGGCTTCCGAACAGATAGCATACGTCTGTTCGGAAGGAAGCTATTGCAATCTCCGACTCACCAACGGCGATGAATACACCTTCTCGTTCAACCTTGTGGTCTTTGAGAAGAAAATAGTAGAGCAACTTGCGCAAACGGCACACTTCTTCGCTCGTGTTGGCAGAAACTACATTATTAATAGTCAGCACATTTTCAGCATCAACCTCAACACTTCAGAACTAATTTTGTACAACGAACGGTTTTGCGAGAAATTCACTCTGCACGTCAGCAAGGAACCACTCAAACA